ATCAATATCCGGCTGATCTCCACATCGGAAATCCGGATTTCCTGTGTCATTCTGGCCAAATACGCGGAACTTGCGGTGCGGGCTCTGCATGCCGCCTTTGGTCTGGATGGAGACAATTAAACCGACGGTTTGTTTTCCAGGGCTGATTCAATTTCATGGATCACTTTTCGGGCCGCGGCGGCCGGATCCTGTGCATCCCGGATGGGCCGGCCGATCACCAGCAGATCACTGCCCCGGGCTATGGCCTGGGCCGGAGTGGTGATCCGCTTCTGATCATCTTTTGGGGTCAGGCTCCAGGCCGGACGGATCCCCGGCGTAACCGCCAGAAACTCTGTGCCGAACCGGGCTTTGATGTCGGCGGCCTCCCGGCCGGAACAAACCACGCCCCGGCATCCGGCATCATGGGCCAGTTGGGCCCGGAGCATGACCAGCTTCATGGGATCCGCTGAGAACTGATCTGAAAATCCACCGTAGGCAAGCGTTTCCTCATCATTGTCTGTGAGCAGGGTCACGCCCAGGACCCCCACGTTTCCCTGTCCTCCCTGAACCGCCATTTCCAGCATTTTTTTGGACGAACAAGTGTGCACCGTGACCAGATCCACTGCCAGATCCGCCACCCGGGCCATGGCCCTGAACACCGTGGCACTGATATCATGCAGCTTGAGATCCAGAAAAATCCCGGCGGCACTCAGATCCCGGATCATCTTCACCACGCTCGGCCCCTCACAGATGAACAGTTCCAGACCGATCTTGAACATGCCCACATGCGGCCCCAACACGCTGACCAGCGATTGTGCCTCTTTCATCGAAGGCACGTCCAAAGGAAACACAATATAATCTTTGCCTGTTTTTTTCATCATTTTCCCTTTTTCCATCCTGCTTTTTACAAACAAAATTCCCGGATCAGATATTAGGCGGAAAAATGCTTGATTGTCAACAACCCGGAACGCCTTTGCACAGCGGAGCCCCCGGTGGGGGGTCTTGCTGACGGACTGCCGGAGCCACCCCGGGGATTCCAGGCCGGCAGCAAGACCCCCCACCAGGGGCGGCACTCTGCCGGAAACACCCCACTGAATTTTATGCCAAACAATTCATTTTCCCGCCGCAATATGCTACATTGAATGTCTTAAAAACGAGGAGGACCATGGAAACCCGAAAATATACCTTAACCATGCTTGTGGACAACGAACCCGGCGTGACCGCCCGGATCACCGGACTGTTTGCCGGACGCGGATACAACATTGAAACCATCTGCGGCGCCCCCACGGCCAACCCGAAAATGTCCCGGATCACCATCACCACGTTGACCAGCCCCCCGCTGCTGGCCCAGTGCATGAAACAGATCCAGCGTCTGGTCAATGTGATCAAGTTGCGGGACATGACCGGTGAAGAAGCCATCAAACGGGAGATGGCTTTGATCTGCGTCAAAACCCGGCCCAAAGACCAGAAAAAAATTGAAACCATTATTTCCGATTTTCAGGGCCGGATCCTGGATAAAGGTCAGCAGCATTTCATTTTCGAGGTGACCGGCGATGAACTCACTGTGGATGCCATGCTGGACCAGCTGGCCCCGTTCGGGATCAAAAAACTGGCCCGCTCCGGGGTGCTGGCCCTGTACCGGGAACCTTGACCGGCTAACCCCATATACCGGAATTTTTCCATTTAACTGTTGAAATATGAGAAGAATCGGTGTTATTTAAATCAAAATCACTAAATATTACAAACTGATACCAGGAAATTTCATGCCCTCAACCGATACGCATCAATTGCTCCGGCACCTTCCCGGGGTGGATCATCTGCTGGACAAAACCCGGGAGGATGACCGGTTTGCAACCATGCCCAGACAGGTCATCATCCGGGCCGCCCGGACCGTGCTGGACCAGCTGCGCAGCCAGATTCTGGACGGACTGAATCCGGATTTTGATGATGCCGCTGTGCTGTCGGAGATTGCCCGCCAGTGCCGGCAGACCCTGGCACCGAAGCTGGTGCCATTGATCAATGCCACCGGCGTGGTGCTTCATACCAATCTGGGACGGGCATTGCTGACTCAACAGGCCCTGAAAAACATTCAGACCATTGGGGAATCCTATTCCAATCTGGAATTGAACCTGTCCACAGGCAAACGGGGGCTGCGGTACACGGCTGTGGAATCATTGATCTGTGAACTCACCGGGGCCGAGGCCGCCATGGCGGTGAACAATAATGCAGGCGCCGTGCTCCTGGCTTTGAACACCCTGGCTGAAGGCACGGATGTGGTGGTTTCCCGGGGTGAGCTGGTGGAAATCGGCGGGTCATTCCGGGTCCCGGACGTGATGGCGAAAAGCGGGTGCCGTCTCAAAGAGGTGGGCACCACCAACCGGACCCATGTGAAAGACTATGCCGGGGCCATCACCGAAGACACCGGCATGCTGCTTAAAGTTCATACCTCCAACTACCGGATTCAGGGATTTACGGCCAGTGTCGGGCTCAAAGATCTGGTCACCCTGGGAAAATCCCATAAGATTACGGTCATGGAAGACCTGGGATCCGGAACCCTGGTGGATTTTTCCGCGTTCGGTCTGCCCATGGAACCGCTGGTATCCCATTCCGTGGCAGCGGGTGCGGACATTGTGACCTTCAGCGGAGACAAGCTGCTGGGCGGTCCCCAGGCCGGCATTATTGTGGGCACAAAACAGGCTGTTGAAAAAATCCGGGCCAATCCGTTAACCCGGGCCCTTC
The window above is part of the Desulfotignum phosphitoxidans DSM 13687 genome. Proteins encoded here:
- the pyrF gene encoding orotidine-5'-phosphate decarboxylase, with translation MMKKTGKDYIVFPLDVPSMKEAQSLVSVLGPHVGMFKIGLELFICEGPSVVKMIRDLSAAGIFLDLKLHDISATVFRAMARVADLAVDLVTVHTCSSKKMLEMAVQGGQGNVGVLGVTLLTDNDEETLAYGGFSDQFSADPMKLVMLRAQLAHDAGCRGVVCSGREAADIKARFGTEFLAVTPGIRPAWSLTPKDDQKRITTPAQAIARGSDLLVIGRPIRDAQDPAAAARKVIHEIESALENKPSV
- the ilvN gene encoding acetolactate synthase small subunit: METRKYTLTMLVDNEPGVTARITGLFAGRGYNIETICGAPTANPKMSRITITTLTSPPLLAQCMKQIQRLVNVIKLRDMTGEEAIKREMALICVKTRPKDQKKIETIISDFQGRILDKGQQHFIFEVTGDELTVDAMLDQLAPFGIKKLARSGVLALYREP
- the selA gene encoding L-seryl-tRNA(Sec) selenium transferase, whose translation is MPSTDTHQLLRHLPGVDHLLDKTREDDRFATMPRQVIIRAARTVLDQLRSQILDGLNPDFDDAAVLSEIARQCRQTLAPKLVPLINATGVVLHTNLGRALLTQQALKNIQTIGESYSNLELNLSTGKRGLRYTAVESLICELTGAEAAMAVNNNAGAVLLALNTLAEGTDVVVSRGELVEIGGSFRVPDVMAKSGCRLKEVGTTNRTHVKDYAGAITEDTGMLLKVHTSNYRIQGFTASVGLKDLVTLGKSHKITVMEDLGSGTLVDFSAFGLPMEPLVSHSVAAGADIVTFSGDKLLGGPQAGIIVGTKQAVEKIRANPLTRALRIDKLTLAALEATLQLYRDPAAATKEIPTLRMLTMSFEHTCQRAALLEKQVQKVCGAGDIVACADLESRPGGGSFPDLRLPTRCVTLIPKNMSVATLERRMRLSTPAVIARIENNRYIMDPRTIQPGQETLISSTLETILRTS